In a genomic window of Zhongshania aliphaticivorans:
- a CDS encoding YqiA/YcfP family alpha/beta fold hydrolase, translating into MTAGLIYIHGFISSPQSVKAQQLGQYIAEQYPSIHYMVPSLSNTPAAAFQQLDQLVQDFLQNNTGPLGLVGSSMGGFFATALAERYRLPAVLINPAVQPHTFGEHFIGDHHNPYTGVDFSLGLQDIADLESLLVKPDTGRYWLMVQEQDETLDYRDAVKFYSRSQMTVEPGGDHSFQHFERHLAAIVTFLQLHPTAG; encoded by the coding sequence ATGACAGCAGGGCTTATATATATTCACGGGTTTATCTCATCGCCTCAGTCTGTAAAAGCACAGCAGTTGGGGCAATATATTGCAGAGCAGTATCCTAGTATTCACTATATGGTGCCGTCCTTGTCGAATACGCCGGCAGCTGCGTTTCAGCAATTAGATCAATTAGTACAAGATTTTTTGCAGAATAATACCGGCCCCTTAGGGTTAGTTGGCAGCTCTATGGGGGGCTTTTTTGCCACGGCGTTGGCTGAGCGATATCGTCTCCCTGCGGTACTCATCAATCCAGCAGTGCAACCTCATACATTTGGTGAGCATTTTATTGGTGATCATCACAATCCGTATACGGGGGTGGATTTTAGTTTGGGGCTGCAAGATATTGCCGACCTAGAATCGCTACTGGTAAAACCCGATACTGGGCGTTATTGGCTGATGGTCCAAGAGCAGGATGAAACATTGGATTATCGCGATGCCGTAAAATTTTACAGTCGTAGCCAAATGACGGTGGAGCCCGGAGGTGATCATAGCTTCCAGCATTTTGAACGCCACTTGGCGGCTATAGTCACTTTTTTGCAGTTACATCCTACGGCTGGGTAG